The proteins below come from a single Zea mays cultivar B73 chromosome 8, Zm-B73-REFERENCE-NAM-5.0, whole genome shotgun sequence genomic window:
- the LOC100193201 gene encoding heterogeneous nuclear ribonucleoprotein 27C isoform X1 yields the protein MATKLVVLGIPWDVDTEGLREYMAKFGPLDDCVVMKERSSGRSRGFGYVTFASADDAKNVLDCEHVLGSRTLEVKVATPKEEMKSQGSKKATRIFVARIPQSVDESMFRRHFEAFGEILDLYMPKEHGSKGHRGIGFITFQSAESVDNIMQESHELDGTTVVVDRATPKDEDVRYPPSRPSQGGYGAYNAYISAATRYATLGAPTLYDHPGSAYGRGYYGPSQAVGKKIFVGRLPQEANTDDLRQYFGRFGRIVDAYIPKDPKRSGHRGFGFVTFADDGVAERVARRSHEILGHEVAIDTAAPLENDSAAGGYIDPMDLYGAYGSMRSFGRFCGGLDYNYGYGPSSGSSRSRSDWRYRPY from the exons ATGGCTACGAAGCTTGTG GTTCTCGGTATCCCCTGGGATGTTGACACTGAAGGGTTACGAGAGTACATGGCCAAGTTTGGACCCCTAGACGATTGTGTCGTCATGAAG GAGCGGTCTTCTGGGCGATCTCGCGGGTTTGGCTATGTAACATTCGCCTCAGCTGACGATGCAAAG AATGTTCTTGATTGCGAGCATGTTCTTGGGAGCCGTACATTAGAAGTGAAGGTAGCTACTCCAAAG GAAGAAATGAAATCACAAGGATCAAAGAAAGCTACAAGGATATTCGTTGCTCGAATTCCGCAATCGGTGGATGAGTCGATGTTTCGTAG ACATTTTGAAGCTTTTGGGGAAATTCTTGATCTTTACATGCCAAAG GAACATGGTTCAAAAGGGCATCGTGGAATTGGGTTTATCACGTTTCAGAGTGCAG AGTCTGTGGACAACATCATGCAAGAGTCACATGAGCTTGATGGTACAACAGTAGTTGTTGATCGTGCGACTCCTAAG GATGAAGATGTCAGATACCCCCCGAGTAGGCCATCTCAGGGTGGCTATGGTGCATATAACGCATACATTTCAGCTGCTACCAGGTATGCAACTCTGGGTGCACCAACGCTGTATGACCATCCTGGATCAGCTTATGGAA GAGGGTATTATGGACCCTCTCAAGCAGTGGGCAAGAAGATATTTGTTGGTAGACTTCCACAAGAAGCAAACACAGATGATCTAAGGCAGTACTTTGGCAGATTTGGTCGAATCGTAGATGCATATATTCCAAAG GACCCCAAAAGAAGCGGCCACCGAGGTTTTGGGTTTGTCACCTTCGCTGATGATGGTGTGGCAGAACGAGTAGCTCGTAGAAGCCATGAAATTCTAGGCCATGAG GTTGCAATAGACACAGCGGCACCACTTGAGAATGATTCAGCTGCTGGTGGGTACATTGATCCAATGGATCTTTACGGAGCTTATGGTTCAATGAGATCTTTCGGCAGGTTCTGTGGCGGTCTAGATTACAAT TATGGCTATGGCCCCAGCAGCGGAAGCAGCCGATCAAGATCGGATTGGCGATACCGACCTTACTGA
- the LOC103636298 gene encoding glucan endo-1,3-beta-glucosidase GII → MAARGVAPVLAAAMAVTAFAAVATSVRAIGVCYGVLGSGLPSKSDVVQLYKSNGIASMRFYFADQDLLTALRGSGVALALDVGNGKVGELAADPASAASWVRDNVQAYYPDVDIRYVVVGNEVVPGAASVLQAMRNVHAALASAGLAGSVKVSTAVKMDAVDDSSPPSRGVFRDPAAMSPIAQFLAANGAPLLANVYPYFAYQYSDGGIDLDYALFQPSSTTVTDPANGLVYTNLFDAMVDAVRAALDKAGAGGVDVVVSETGWPSADGNGATLDNARTYNQNLIDHASKGTPRKPGPMEVYVFAMFNEDQKDGDPTEKKFGLFNPDKTPVYPINFAGN, encoded by the exons ATGGCTGCTCGAGGCGTGGCTCCCGTGCTCGCAGCAGCAATGGCTGTTACGGCATTCGCCGCCGTTGCGACAA GCGTGCGAGCCATCGGCGTGTGCTACGGCGTGCTAGGCAGCGGCCTCCCGTCCAAGAGCGACGTGGTGCAGCTCTACAAGTCCAACGGCATCGCCAGCATGCGCTTCTACTTCGCCGACCAGGACCTCCTCACGGCGCTGCGCGGCTCGGGCGTCGCGCTCGCCCTCGACGTCGGCAACGGCAAGGTCGGCGAGCTCGCCGCCGACCCGGCCAGCGCCGCGTCCTGGGTCCGCGACAACGTGCAGGCCTACTACCCGGACGTGGACATCAGGTACGTCGTGGTCGGGAACGAGGTCGTCCCCGGCGCCGCGTCGGTGCTGCAGGCCATGCGGAACGTGCACGCGGCGCTCGCGTCGGCCGGCCTCGCCGGCAGCGTCAAGGTGTCCACGGCGGTCAAGATGGACGCGGTCGAcgactcctcgccgccgtcccGCGGCGTGTTCAGGGACCCCGCCGCGATGTCGCCCATCGCGCAGTTCCTGGCCGCCAACGGCGCGCCGCTGCTCGCCAACGTCTACCCCTACTTCGCGTACCAGTACAGCGACGGCGGCATCGACCTCGACTACGCGCTGTTCCAGCCCAGCTCCACGACGGTGACGGACCCCGCCAACGGGCTGGTGTACACGAACCTCTTCGACGCGATGGTGGACGCCGTCCGCGCCGCGCTGGACAAGGCCGGCGCAGGCGGCGTCGACGTCGTGGTGTCGGAGACCGGGTGGCCGTCCGCCGACGGGAACGGCGCCACCCTGGACAACGCGCGGACGTATAACCAGAACCTTATCGACCATGCCAGTAAGGGCACGCCGAGGAAGCCGGGGCCCATGGAGGTGTACGTGTTCGCCATGTTCAACGAGGACCAGAAAGACGGGGACCCTACGGAGAAGAAGTTTGGGCTCTTTAATCCGGACAAGACACCAGTTTACCCTATTAATTTCGCAGGAAATTGA
- the LOC103636299 gene encoding uncharacterized protein has protein sequence MARGAHVVRALSQPPRFVRASSCARPVPGASRRRRRGRLMVVRAGGPPSTNALILAFVLPLSLFVGTLVTAARVADDLDDRFLREMEINRAILEENEASDEDGAGEEDDDGEEEEGVDLPVVVEEEPAVVGPRTRNRPRRRVFSSQ, from the exons ATGGCGCGGGGCGCCCACGTCGTCCGAGCACTCTCCCAGCCACCTCGTTTTGTCCGAGCCAGCAGCTGCGCCAGGCCGGTGCCGGGAGcctcgcggcggcggcggcggggccgGCTCATGGTGGTGCGGGCCGGTGGGCCGCCCAGCACCAACGCGCTCATCCTCGCCTTCGTGCTTCCGCTCTCCCTCTTCGTCGGCACGCTCGTCACCGCcgcccgcgtcgccgacgacctcGACGACCGCTTCCTGAGGGAG ATGGAGATAAACCGAGCGATACTGGAAGAGAACGAGGCGTCCGACGAGGACGGTGCCGGTGAGGAAGACGACGATGGGGAGGAGGAAGAGGGGGTCGACCTgccggtggtggtggaggaggagcCCGCCGTTGTCGGTCCACGCACCAGGAACAGGCCGAGAAGACGAGTGTTCTCTTCTCAATAG